The following are encoded together in the Pedobacter sp. D749 genome:
- the fbp gene encoding class 1 fructose-bisphosphatase — MVCGVKTLGQFIIEKQADFPYAKGELSRLLRDIGIAAKIVNREINKAGLVDILGDMGTTNIQGEEQKKLDVYADKQFIAALTSGGECCIVATEEEDEIIHIESPVSQNAKYIVCIDPLDGSSNTDVNVAVGTIFSIYRRKSLEGRASLEDVLQKGTQQVAAGYIIYGSSTMLVYTTGKGVNGFTLDPSIGEFCLSHPQMKIPETGYMYSLNEGNYVHFPDGVKKYIKYCQVEDEATKRPYTSRYIGSMVGDIHRNLIKGGIYIYPTTSRSPNGKLRLLYECNPMAFIIEQAGGKASTGFERILDINPTELHQRVPIFIGSKKMVEKAEEMMLLYTAKSISVEAKVEAKLEDLNIIGGLD; from the coding sequence ATGGTTTGTGGCGTTAAAACACTAGGACAATTTATTATAGAAAAACAGGCAGATTTTCCTTATGCCAAAGGTGAACTCTCCAGGCTGCTAAGAGACATTGGTATTGCCGCAAAAATCGTAAACAGGGAAATAAATAAGGCAGGTTTGGTTGATATTCTTGGCGATATGGGCACTACGAATATCCAGGGAGAGGAACAGAAAAAATTAGATGTTTATGCAGATAAGCAGTTTATTGCTGCACTAACCAGTGGTGGTGAATGCTGTATAGTGGCAACTGAAGAAGAAGACGAGATCATTCATATCGAATCGCCGGTTTCGCAGAATGCCAAATATATTGTTTGCATCGATCCATTAGATGGCTCCTCAAACACGGATGTGAATGTAGCAGTTGGTACTATTTTTTCCATTTACAGAAGGAAATCGCTTGAGGGGAGGGCCAGTTTGGAAGATGTATTGCAAAAAGGTACACAACAGGTTGCTGCCGGTTATATTATTTATGGCTCATCAACCATGTTGGTGTACACCACCGGAAAAGGTGTTAATGGTTTTACATTAGACCCATCAATCGGCGAGTTTTGCCTTTCGCACCCGCAGATGAAAATACCAGAAACAGGCTATATGTATTCGTTAAACGAAGGTAATTATGTGCATTTTCCTGATGGGGTTAAAAAGTATATTAAATATTGCCAGGTTGAAGATGAAGCGACCAAACGGCCATATACATCCCGTTACATCGGATCGATGGTAGGCGATATTCACCGGAATTTAATTAAAGGCGGGATTTATATTTACCCTACAACCTCACGTTCGCCCAATGGAAAATTAAGGTTGTTGTACGAATGTAATCCAATGGCTTTTATTATTGAACAGGCTGGGGGCAAGGCCAGTACAGGTTTTGAGCGGATCCTCGATATTAACCCAACTGAACTGCATCAAAGGGTGCCGATTTTTATCGGATCAAAAAAAATGGTTGAAAAAGCCGAAGAAATGATGTTGCTATATACGGCTAAATCGATCTCTGTTGAGGCTAAAGTGGAAGCTAAACTGGAAGATTTAAATATTATTGGTGGATTGGATTAA
- a CDS encoding SpoIIE family protein phosphatase has product MVDATHISLQADDRSYFSLLKKEIHQRLLNVGMDAARIAEVDIITAEMTSNLFKYADGGEILFGTFNENGTPYVELISIDKGPGMRNPSRMMQDGMSTSNTLGAGLGSIKRLSDTFDLYSIVGWGTIVLSRIYVGTKPSQKKGLLIRPIVVSKPGEHTSGDGFTFKINTKGFKVMLGDGLGHGPAANLAVNEGAKAFRIFPDASPVETLRFVHSSIKKTRGMVANVTTFDNEKGEWSTAGIGNIASKWICPSGSKNQMSYNGIVGHNIPNTMNDQKFSVSEYNQLVLCSDGIKTRWEISKYPGVLHHDPSILAAAIYKDHARQTDDMSVIVIKIH; this is encoded by the coding sequence ATGGTTGATGCGACACATATAAGCCTGCAGGCTGATGATAGAAGTTATTTTTCTTTGTTAAAAAAGGAAATACACCAGCGGTTGCTTAATGTAGGCATGGATGCGGCCCGGATTGCCGAGGTGGATATCATTACCGCAGAAATGACGAGCAACCTTTTCAAATATGCTGATGGCGGAGAAATCCTGTTTGGTACTTTTAACGAAAATGGTACGCCATACGTTGAACTTATCTCTATCGATAAGGGCCCGGGGATGCGAAATCCATCCAGGATGATGCAGGATGGAATGTCGACCAGCAATACCCTTGGGGCAGGACTGGGAAGCATCAAGCGCTTGTCTGACACTTTTGACCTTTATTCCATTGTGGGGTGGGGAACAATTGTGCTGAGCAGAATATATGTTGGTACAAAGCCCTCGCAGAAAAAGGGACTCCTGATTCGTCCTATCGTGGTCAGCAAGCCTGGGGAGCATACCAGTGGAGACGGATTTACTTTTAAGATTAACACAAAAGGCTTCAAGGTAATGCTTGGCGACGGCCTCGGTCATGGACCTGCTGCGAACCTGGCGGTGAACGAAGGTGCGAAAGCCTTTCGAATCTTCCCTGATGCCAGCCCTGTTGAAACATTGCGCTTTGTTCACTCTTCAATAAAAAAAACAAGGGGAATGGTCGCCAATGTGACTACCTTCGATAATGAGAAGGGAGAATGGTCAACGGCCGGGATAGGCAATATTGCTTCGAAATGGATCTGCCCATCCGGTTCGAAGAACCAGATGTCATATAACGGAATCGTGGGGCATAACATTCCAAATACCATGAATGACCAGAAGTTTTCTGTATCGGAGTATAACCAGCTTGTGCTTTGCTCTGACGGAATAAAGACCAGGTGGGAAATCTCGAAATATCCTGGAGTTCTCCATCATGATCCTTCGATACTTGCAGCGGCTATTTATAAGGACCATGCAAGGCAGACAGATGATATGTCTGTAA
- the rnhA gene encoding ribonuclease HI: protein MIEIYTDGAASGNPGPGGWGTILRAGQHYKELSGGFRMTTNNRMELLAVIKGLEALKSLNQQVTVYSDSKYVVDAVEKKWVFGWASKGFKDKKNKDLWMRFLELYKLHKVKFIWIKGHNDHPENERCDRLAVFASQDKQNLAIDTFFEVERSKAQL, encoded by the coding sequence ATGATCGAAATTTATACAGACGGAGCAGCTAGCGGTAACCCCGGACCAGGTGGTTGGGGTACAATTTTAAGAGCAGGACAACACTATAAAGAATTAAGTGGCGGCTTTAGAATGACCACAAATAACCGCATGGAATTGTTGGCTGTAATAAAAGGATTAGAGGCATTAAAAAGCTTGAACCAGCAGGTAACCGTTTATTCAGATTCGAAATATGTAGTAGATGCCGTTGAAAAGAAATGGGTTTTCGGCTGGGCAAGCAAAGGTTTTAAAGACAAAAAAAACAAAGACCTTTGGATGCGTTTCCTTGAATTATATAAACTTCACAAAGTTAAATTCATCTGGATTAAAGGTCACAACGATCATCCGGAGAATGAGCGTTGCGACCGTTTAGCTGTTTTTGCTTCGCAAGACAAGCAAAATTTAGCGATTGATACTTTTTTTGAGGTAGAAAGAAGTAAAGCACAGCTTTAA
- a CDS encoding anti-sigma regulatory factor, which yields MMILSLSKDNIQVQKEQDVVLLRNRVREVAVKIKMGLVNQTKLITAASELLRNMLRYGGGGECLIEVVTRGRDNGVRLTFKDKGPGIPDIAAAMKDGFSTGKSLGLGLPGAKRLSNEFDIKSKPGEGTVVMILKWANG from the coding sequence ATGATGATACTTTCTCTGAGTAAGGACAATATCCAGGTTCAAAAAGAACAGGACGTAGTCCTATTGCGCAACCGCGTTCGGGAGGTAGCCGTAAAGATAAAAATGGGACTGGTCAACCAAACCAAGCTGATTACCGCTGCAAGTGAGCTTTTGAGAAATATGCTGCGATATGGGGGAGGTGGCGAATGCCTGATTGAGGTGGTAACACGTGGAAGAGATAACGGGGTACGCTTAACTTTTAAGGATAAGGGGCCAGGGATTCCTGACATTGCAGCGGCAATGAAAGATGGCTTTTCCACTGGTAAAAGTTTAGGTCTTGGCCTTCCTGGCGCCAAGCGGTTAAGTAATGAATTCGATATTAAAAGTAAGCCCGGAGAGGGAACAGTGGTGATGATTTTAAAATGGGCAAATGGTTGA
- a CDS encoding STAS domain-containing protein: MGNFLLVTIQVDLYDRLALDLEADLVQMVNKTSSRGVLIDISAVSIVDSFMGRIIGNIASMSKILDAETVVVGMQPAVAITLIELGLPLKGVHTALNVERGMNLLKSMIGSDIQDEEENQDDDTFSE, translated from the coding sequence ATGGGAAACTTCCTGCTTGTAACCATTCAGGTTGACCTTTATGACAGGCTTGCTTTAGACCTCGAGGCAGATTTGGTTCAAATGGTGAACAAGACAAGTTCAAGAGGAGTGTTAATAGACATCTCTGCTGTTTCCATTGTCGATTCATTTATGGGGCGCATCATTGGCAATATTGCCAGCATGTCCAAGATTCTTGATGCTGAAACAGTAGTTGTTGGCATGCAGCCTGCTGTTGCCATTACCCTCATTGAACTCGGACTTCCTTTAAAGGGTGTACATACTGCACTGAATGTTGAAAGGGGGATGAACTTATTGAAATCTATGATCGGTTCAGATATCCAGGACGAGGAAGAAAACCAGGATGATGATACTTTCTCTGAGTAA
- a CDS encoding STAS domain-containing protein: MSFNTLKLLQKQKNNILEIWMKNQLTDEGLREDLISNEDLRDQSDELVGALITNLSNDDLDDMDGDSWNSVIEILGGIAITRARQGFSPRETGRFVFSLKEAILEVLQTEITDPKQLFSESLKINRVMDNLSVVTFETFIKGREEVILRQTDEIAEISTPVIRVWDGILALPIIGTLDSSRTQVVMENLLQEIVETGSSIAILDISGVPAVDSLVAQHLIKTVSATRLMGAECIISGIRPEIAQTVVHLGIDLSNIITKATLASALAYAFKILRLEVRKSGSISKPNHF; the protein is encoded by the coding sequence ATGTCATTTAACACGCTGAAATTGCTACAAAAACAAAAAAATAACATCCTGGAGATTTGGATGAAGAACCAACTAACTGATGAGGGGCTTCGCGAAGACCTGATCAGCAATGAAGATCTCAGGGACCAATCAGATGAGCTGGTTGGCGCATTGATTACAAATCTTTCAAACGATGATTTGGATGATATGGACGGTGATAGCTGGAATTCAGTTATTGAAATCCTCGGCGGAATAGCCATAACCAGGGCAAGGCAGGGCTTTTCTCCTCGTGAGACCGGACGTTTTGTTTTCAGTTTAAAAGAAGCTATTCTAGAAGTTTTACAGACTGAGATAACAGATCCAAAACAGCTGTTTTCAGAAAGCCTAAAAATCAATAGGGTGATGGACAACTTAAGTGTTGTGACCTTTGAGACTTTTATTAAAGGAAGAGAAGAGGTTATCCTGAGACAAACCGATGAAATAGCCGAAATCTCTACCCCTGTTATCCGGGTTTGGGACGGAATATTAGCGCTTCCTATTATTGGTACGCTGGACAGCTCAAGGACTCAGGTCGTTATGGAAAATCTGCTTCAGGAAATAGTGGAAACCGGCTCAAGTATTGCCATTCTGGATATTTCCGGCGTTCCCGCTGTCGATTCCCTTGTAGCTCAGCATTTAATCAAAACAGTTAGTGCAACCAGGTTAATGGGTGCTGAATGTATCATCAGCGGCATCCGGCCAGAAATAGCACAAACAGTCGTTCATTTAGGTATCGATCTTTCGAATATTATTACAAAAGCAACCCTTGCAAGTGCATTGGCTTATGCTTTCAAGATTTTGAGACTAGAGGTGAGAAAATCCGGTTCAATCAGTAAACCTAATCACTTTTAA